A stretch of Hyalangium gracile DNA encodes these proteins:
- a CDS encoding anti-sigma factor family protein, with protein MSACQDQEELLTLHAAGALEPDEEARLREHLASCQACRSEAESTAKLLGAVALPPPSPAMRDVAEALPRRALGAWRREQVRKALRARTVGAVLAAAAVVLLVVNPSLHHQGTPGVTPSPVAASTVSETQADFEQWASSDPLGDALELASAEEDFEDTEDWADPDSSASELFFDDL; from the coding sequence ATGAGCGCGTGCCAGGATCAAGAGGAGCTGTTGACGCTCCACGCCGCGGGGGCGCTGGAGCCGGACGAGGAGGCGCGGCTGCGCGAGCACCTGGCCTCCTGCCAGGCCTGCCGGAGCGAGGCCGAGTCCACCGCGAAGCTCCTGGGCGCGGTGGCGCTGCCGCCTCCCTCGCCGGCGATGAGGGACGTCGCGGAGGCCCTGCCCCGGCGGGCGCTGGGAGCGTGGCGGCGCGAGCAGGTGCGCAAGGCGTTGCGGGCCCGGACGGTGGGCGCGGTGCTGGCCGCGGCGGCCGTGGTGCTGCTGGTGGTGAACCCCTCGCTCCACCACCAGGGGACACCGGGCGTCACGCCCTCGCCTGTCGCTGCCTCGACGGTCTCGGAGACCCAGGCCGACTTCGAGCAGTGGGCCTCGTCGGATCCGCTCGGGGACGCGCTCGAGCTCGCCAGCGCCGAGGAGGACTTCGAGGACACCGAGGACTGGGCCGACCCGGACTCCTCCGCGAGCGAGCTGTTCTTCGACGACTTGTGA
- a CDS encoding periplasmic heavy metal sensor, giving the protein MKHNRVAVLMLTLLPLVALAAPPDTREEAEQEAERRMRTARIIGLAEELELDSAQALKLDETMRKFDERRRPLRQQVRESAEILERAASGDTAVQAQVDQAAQRAFDARAQLAALDREMFQALSRDLPPQKRAKLALFMARFESQFSKFKHKFREKAKERLREKLRKYEGLEDRG; this is encoded by the coding sequence ATGAAGCACAATCGAGTGGCCGTGTTGATGCTGACCCTGCTGCCGCTGGTCGCGCTCGCCGCGCCCCCGGACACGCGGGAGGAGGCGGAGCAGGAGGCCGAGCGCCGGATGCGCACGGCGCGAATCATCGGGCTGGCGGAGGAGCTGGAGCTGGACTCGGCCCAGGCGCTGAAGCTGGATGAGACGATGCGCAAGTTCGACGAGCGCCGTCGGCCGCTGCGGCAGCAGGTCCGCGAGTCGGCGGAGATCCTCGAGCGCGCGGCGAGCGGCGACACCGCCGTGCAGGCCCAGGTGGATCAGGCGGCGCAGCGCGCCTTCGACGCCCGGGCGCAGCTCGCGGCGCTGGACCGCGAGATGTTCCAGGCGCTCTCCCGGGATCTGCCGCCGCAGAAGCGCGCGAAGCTGGCGCTCTTCATGGCCCGCTTCGAGAGCCAGTTCTCCAAGTTCAAGCACAAGTTCCGCGAGAAGGCGAAGGAGCGGCTGCGCGAGAAGCTGCGCAAGTACGAGGGGCTGGAAGACCGCGGCTGA
- a CDS encoding cytochrome-c peroxidase — protein sequence MNNRIRLKPPLKHVALGALTAMVLHGCSQGAPQAPAPQAVTAAPAPVPAAPPAPKPAPMDPAKLAQAFKLAPSAKAAPKPQDTEAQITLGRMLFFDARLSKNHDVSCNSCHGLDTFGVDNKALSDGHRGQKGTRNSPTVYNAANHVAQFWDGRAPTLEVQAEGPLFNPVEMALPDDKRLLATLTSIPEYVKYFKQAFPGEKQPVTRATVTQAIAAFERQLNTPSRFDKFLAGEHDALTAQERRGLETFVTSGCTTCHNGPAVGGTSFQKLGLIEEWPHLEDKGRFDVTKAEEDRAKFRVPTLRNVEKTWPYMHDGAVQALPEMVRLMGKHQLGKNLSDGEVDDVVAFLKSLTGELPQQYITAPELPKSTPRTPKPDPS from the coding sequence ATGAACAACCGGATCCGGCTGAAGCCCCCTCTGAAGCACGTCGCGCTGGGAGCGCTGACGGCCATGGTCCTGCACGGCTGCTCGCAGGGCGCTCCCCAGGCCCCGGCACCGCAGGCCGTGACGGCCGCGCCCGCTCCGGTCCCCGCCGCGCCGCCCGCGCCGAAGCCTGCTCCGATGGATCCCGCGAAGCTGGCCCAGGCCTTCAAGCTGGCGCCGAGCGCCAAGGCGGCTCCGAAGCCCCAGGACACGGAGGCGCAGATCACGCTCGGCCGCATGCTCTTCTTCGACGCGCGGCTCTCCAAGAACCACGACGTCTCCTGCAACTCCTGCCACGGCCTGGACACCTTCGGCGTGGACAACAAGGCCCTGTCCGATGGCCACCGGGGACAGAAGGGCACGCGCAACTCGCCCACCGTCTACAACGCGGCGAACCACGTCGCGCAGTTCTGGGATGGCCGCGCGCCCACGCTGGAGGTGCAGGCCGAGGGCCCCCTCTTCAACCCCGTGGAGATGGCCCTGCCAGACGACAAGCGCCTGCTGGCGACGCTCACCTCCATTCCGGAGTACGTGAAGTACTTCAAGCAGGCCTTCCCCGGAGAGAAGCAGCCGGTGACGCGGGCCACCGTGACGCAGGCCATCGCCGCCTTCGAGCGCCAGCTCAACACCCCCTCGCGCTTCGACAAGTTCCTCGCGGGCGAGCACGACGCGCTCACGGCCCAGGAGCGCCGGGGGCTGGAGACGTTCGTCACCTCCGGCTGCACCACGTGCCACAACGGCCCGGCGGTGGGCGGCACCTCCTTCCAGAAGCTCGGCCTCATCGAGGAGTGGCCGCACCTGGAGGACAAGGGCCGCTTCGACGTGACGAAGGCCGAGGAGGACCGGGCGAAGTTCCGCGTCCCCACGCTGCGCAACGTGGAGAAGACCTGGCCGTACATGCATGACGGCGCCGTCCAGGCACTGCCGGAGATGGTGCGGCTGATGGGCAAGCACCAGCTCGGCAAGAACCTGTCGGACGGCGAGGTGGACGACGTGGTGGCCTTCCTCAAGAGCCTCACCGGCGAGCTGCCCCAGCAGTACATCACCGCCCCCGAGCTCCCGAAGAGCACGCCCCGGACGCCGAAGCCGGACCCCTCGTAA
- the uvrA gene encoding excinuclease ABC subunit UvrA encodes MHKTHLVGARTHNLQSLSVDLSEGELVCITGVSGAGKSSLALDTLYAEGQRRFVESFSPYARQFLERLERPPMDTLEPVAAGVAVDRRAPVKSSRSTVATMADVEAYLSALFTREAMPVCSACGVEAVRTDARVAASSVIAAHPEAQAIFTFPVRISGTAEFLDVRTRLLKDGYHRLLVQGEVRELESLRPGEATDAVGIAQVVVDRVKLAGSQLSRVTQAVEDAWVRGDGEARVFLPGGATQRLRRGLVCPECAREFEPARPGLFSYQSATGACATCRGFGRTIGIDWAKVIPNPALSLAQGAIRPWSGKTSDWERNMLHRYARAMGIPLDKPWGTLTPAQQEMVLEGEGDYHGGRSYPGVRAWFRWMESRTYKMHVRVLLSRYRAYALCESCKGARLNEQALAYRVGGLDLAAWHRLELSDACERLQSLRTTTGQGELARKELANRLRYLVRVGLGYLTLDRQARTLSGGEAQRVSLTAALGSSLTGALFVLDEPTVGLHPSDVRPLTEAMAELADRGNIALVIEQDEHVIRSAHRVLELGPGAGKHGGKLCFDGPPEALAKRTDLPTGQLLASSEVTKHTPRERTGELFVRNARAHNLQGLSVKVPLGVLCAITGPSGSGKSTLMDEVLYRHLARGLGEKDVEAPGEVEALEGAEAVKSITFVDQSPLGRTSRGNAATYTKAWDRLRERFASEPEAEVRGLTAAHFSFNVDKGRCEACAGEGYETVEMQFLADVALRCASCRGRRFKEEVLAVQHSGFSVAHVLELTVDEVLKHFAEDAVLKRTLGPVAQLGLGYLSLGQPLSTLSGGEAQRLKLARALAGETKGALFLIDEPSAGLHELDVRHVLTALHALVERGASVIVVDHDLTVMRGSDWIIDLGPGGGRHGGRLVAEGTPEEVARGKGLTAAALRGEGTATRRPAKSRGVSSGGPAIEVEHAREHNLQEISCQIPLGKMTVVTGPSGSGKSSLAFDVVFAEGQRRFLETLTPYARQFLPTMPRPDVERISGIPPTVALEQRTSRAGATSTVATVTEVAHYLRLLFAKLGQPHCPRDDSPIASTTADALYAQLTGMKGEGTVLAPAVRARKGTYLDLFAAAARSGITTAIVDGQLAGTDNPPRLTKTREHDIDLVMHEGKLSQLSRAVFDRALGWGQGALKVRGAKGETLLSTERTCPRCGTAVPELDPRWFSFNTKQGRCEACEGTGVEGGAEAIAEGHTEPCSSCEGSRLAPVPRGVRLEGARYHEVVQTSVTATLERVQGWKFRGDRSLIGEPSRQELVRRLEFLDRVGLGYLSLDRAAATLSGGEMQRLRLSAQLGAGLTGALYVLDEPTIGLHPRDTHRLLSNLRALVDTGSSVLVVEHDTDTIRAADHLIDLGPTGGRGGGRILAEGSPEEVLQREDSPTARALRTSQVRPPSTRGAPERWIELKGARANNLQRVDLRVPVGRLTVVSGVSGSGKSTLIRQVMYPALREKLGLVGPKPGPFDSLHGVEAVSRVLAVDQSPIGRTPRSVPATFLGIWDELRRAFAATPEAKIRGFGPARFSFNTAAGGRCTACEGQGAISHEMAFLPDVVTPCEVCGGTRFDAATQEVRYHGLTIGEVLRLSADEAKEVFRALPKVSAPLECLSDLGVGYLQLGQGSNTLSGGEAQRLKLAAELTASARHEPTLYVLDEPTTGLHLGDVERLITFLGRLVDRGDTLVVIEHHPSVIAAADHVVELGPEGGDEGGLIVATGTPREVCKAKTATGRVLKALFSSSEEKKARAPAR; translated from the coding sequence ATGCACAAGACGCACCTCGTCGGCGCCCGTACCCATAACCTCCAGTCGCTCTCCGTGGATCTCTCCGAGGGAGAGCTCGTCTGCATCACGGGTGTGTCCGGGGCAGGCAAGTCGAGCCTGGCGCTCGACACCTTGTATGCCGAGGGTCAGCGCCGCTTCGTCGAGAGCTTCAGCCCGTACGCTCGCCAGTTCCTCGAGCGGCTGGAGCGGCCGCCCATGGACACGCTCGAGCCGGTGGCGGCCGGCGTGGCGGTGGATCGCCGCGCGCCGGTGAAGAGCTCGCGCTCCACCGTGGCCACGATGGCCGATGTGGAGGCCTACCTCTCCGCGCTCTTCACCCGCGAGGCCATGCCCGTGTGCTCCGCGTGTGGCGTGGAGGCGGTGCGCACCGATGCGCGCGTAGCCGCCTCGTCCGTCATCGCCGCGCACCCGGAGGCGCAGGCCATCTTCACCTTCCCGGTGCGCATCTCCGGCACCGCCGAGTTCCTCGATGTGCGCACGCGGCTGCTCAAGGACGGCTACCACCGGCTCCTCGTGCAGGGCGAGGTGCGTGAGTTGGAGTCGCTACGGCCGGGCGAGGCCACGGACGCGGTGGGCATCGCCCAGGTGGTGGTGGACCGGGTGAAGCTGGCGGGCTCGCAGCTGTCCCGCGTCACCCAGGCCGTGGAGGACGCGTGGGTGCGAGGTGACGGTGAGGCCCGGGTGTTCCTCCCCGGAGGGGCCACCCAGCGTCTCCGCCGAGGACTCGTGTGCCCGGAGTGCGCGCGCGAGTTCGAGCCCGCGCGGCCGGGCCTGTTCAGCTACCAGTCCGCCACGGGCGCGTGCGCCACGTGTCGAGGCTTCGGGCGCACCATCGGCATCGACTGGGCCAAGGTCATCCCCAACCCCGCGCTGAGCCTGGCGCAGGGCGCCATCCGGCCGTGGAGCGGGAAGACCTCGGACTGGGAGCGCAACATGCTCCACCGCTACGCGCGGGCCATGGGCATCCCGCTGGACAAGCCGTGGGGCACGCTCACCCCGGCGCAGCAGGAGATGGTGCTGGAGGGGGAGGGCGACTACCACGGCGGGCGCTCGTACCCCGGCGTGCGCGCGTGGTTCCGGTGGATGGAAAGCCGCACGTACAAGATGCACGTGCGCGTGCTGCTCTCTCGCTACCGGGCCTACGCGCTCTGCGAGAGCTGCAAGGGAGCGCGGCTGAACGAGCAGGCCCTGGCGTACCGCGTGGGCGGGCTGGACCTGGCGGCCTGGCACCGGCTGGAGCTGTCCGACGCCTGCGAGCGCCTGCAGTCCCTGCGCACCACCACCGGCCAGGGCGAGCTGGCGCGCAAGGAGCTGGCCAACCGGCTGCGCTACCTGGTGCGTGTGGGGCTCGGCTATCTCACGCTGGACCGTCAGGCTCGCACGCTCTCGGGAGGAGAGGCCCAGCGCGTGTCGCTCACGGCGGCGCTCGGCTCGTCGCTGACGGGGGCGCTCTTCGTGCTGGACGAGCCCACGGTGGGGCTGCACCCCAGTGACGTGCGTCCGCTCACCGAGGCCATGGCGGAGCTGGCTGATCGCGGCAACATCGCGCTCGTCATCGAGCAGGACGAGCACGTCATCCGCTCCGCCCACCGCGTGCTGGAGCTGGGGCCCGGGGCGGGCAAGCATGGCGGGAAGCTGTGCTTCGACGGACCGCCCGAGGCGCTGGCGAAGCGGACGGACCTGCCCACGGGGCAGCTCCTGGCGAGCTCCGAGGTGACGAAGCACACGCCTCGCGAGCGCACGGGGGAGCTGTTCGTGCGCAACGCCCGGGCCCACAACCTCCAGGGGCTCAGCGTGAAGGTGCCGCTCGGGGTGCTGTGCGCCATCACCGGGCCCAGCGGCTCGGGCAAGAGCACGCTGATGGACGAGGTGCTGTACCGGCACCTGGCGCGAGGGCTGGGCGAGAAGGACGTGGAGGCTCCCGGCGAGGTGGAGGCGCTGGAGGGGGCCGAGGCCGTGAAGTCCATCACCTTCGTGGACCAGTCTCCGCTGGGGCGCACCTCGCGAGGCAACGCCGCCACGTACACCAAGGCGTGGGACCGGCTGCGCGAGCGCTTCGCCAGCGAGCCGGAGGCGGAGGTGCGAGGCCTCACCGCCGCGCACTTCTCCTTCAACGTGGACAAGGGCCGCTGCGAGGCCTGCGCGGGCGAGGGCTACGAGACGGTGGAGATGCAGTTCCTGGCGGACGTGGCCCTGCGCTGCGCCTCCTGCCGGGGACGGCGCTTCAAGGAGGAGGTGCTCGCCGTCCAGCACTCGGGCTTCAGCGTGGCGCACGTGCTGGAGCTCACCGTGGACGAGGTGCTGAAGCACTTCGCGGAGGATGCCGTGCTCAAGCGCACGCTGGGGCCCGTGGCGCAGCTCGGCCTGGGCTACCTGTCGCTGGGCCAGCCCCTGTCCACGCTCTCCGGCGGCGAGGCGCAGCGCCTGAAGCTGGCGCGGGCCCTGGCCGGCGAGACGAAGGGCGCGCTCTTCCTCATCGACGAGCCGAGCGCCGGGCTCCATGAGCTCGACGTGCGCCACGTGCTCACCGCGCTGCACGCGCTGGTGGAGCGAGGGGCCAGCGTCATCGTCGTGGACCATGACCTCACCGTCATGCGCGGCTCGGACTGGATCATCGATCTGGGCCCGGGAGGCGGTCGGCATGGTGGGCGGCTGGTGGCCGAGGGCACTCCGGAGGAGGTGGCGCGGGGCAAGGGCCTCACCGCGGCGGCGCTGCGCGGCGAGGGCACGGCGACCCGGCGTCCGGCGAAGTCGCGCGGGGTGAGCTCGGGCGGCCCGGCCATCGAGGTGGAGCACGCGCGCGAGCACAACCTGCAGGAGATCTCCTGCCAGATTCCCCTGGGGAAGATGACCGTGGTGACGGGGCCGAGCGGCTCGGGCAAGAGCTCGCTGGCGTTCGACGTCGTCTTCGCGGAGGGGCAGCGCCGCTTCCTGGAGACGCTCACGCCGTACGCGCGGCAGTTCCTGCCCACCATGCCTCGGCCGGACGTGGAGCGCATCAGCGGCATCCCGCCCACCGTGGCGCTGGAGCAGCGCACCTCGCGCGCGGGCGCGACGAGCACCGTGGCCACCGTCACCGAGGTGGCCCACTACCTGCGCCTGCTCTTCGCCAAGCTGGGCCAGCCGCACTGCCCGAGGGATGACTCGCCCATTGCCTCCACCACGGCGGATGCGCTGTACGCGCAGCTCACCGGGATGAAGGGGGAGGGCACGGTGCTGGCTCCCGCGGTGCGCGCGCGCAAGGGCACCTACCTGGATCTGTTCGCCGCGGCGGCCCGCTCCGGCATCACCACCGCCATCGTGGATGGGCAGCTCGCCGGCACCGACAACCCGCCGCGGCTGACGAAGACCCGCGAGCATGACATCGATCTCGTGATGCACGAGGGGAAGCTCTCGCAGCTGTCGCGGGCCGTCTTCGATCGGGCGCTGGGCTGGGGGCAGGGTGCCCTCAAGGTGCGGGGAGCCAAGGGCGAGACGCTGCTGTCCACCGAGCGGACCTGCCCGCGCTGTGGGACGGCCGTGCCGGAGCTGGATCCGCGCTGGTTCTCCTTCAACACGAAGCAGGGCCGCTGCGAGGCGTGCGAGGGCACTGGCGTGGAAGGCGGCGCCGAGGCCATCGCCGAGGGGCACACCGAGCCGTGCAGCTCCTGCGAGGGCTCACGGCTGGCGCCGGTGCCGCGCGGGGTGAGGCTGGAGGGGGCGCGCTACCACGAGGTGGTGCAGACCTCCGTCACGGCCACGCTCGAGCGCGTGCAGGGCTGGAAGTTCCGCGGAGATCGGTCGCTCATTGGCGAGCCCTCGCGCCAGGAGCTCGTCCGGCGCCTGGAGTTCCTGGACCGCGTGGGACTGGGCTACCTCTCGCTGGACCGTGCCGCCGCGACGCTCTCGGGAGGCGAGATGCAGCGGCTGCGCCTCTCCGCGCAGCTGGGCGCGGGGCTGACGGGCGCGCTGTACGTGCTGGACGAGCCCACCATCGGCCTGCACCCGCGAGATACCCACCGGCTGCTGTCCAACCTGCGGGCGCTCGTGGACACGGGCTCCTCGGTGCTCGTCGTGGAGCACGACACGGACACCATCCGCGCGGCGGACCACCTCATCGATCTGGGCCCTACGGGCGGACGGGGCGGTGGGCGTATCCTCGCGGAGGGCTCGCCGGAGGAGGTGCTCCAGCGGGAGGACTCGCCCACCGCGCGGGCGCTGCGGACCTCCCAGGTCCGTCCTCCGTCCACGCGGGGTGCTCCGGAGCGATGGATCGAGCTGAAGGGAGCTCGGGCCAACAACCTCCAGCGCGTGGACCTGCGGGTACCCGTGGGGCGGCTCACCGTCGTCTCGGGAGTGTCGGGCTCGGGCAAGAGCACGCTCATCCGCCAGGTGATGTACCCGGCGCTCCGGGAGAAGCTGGGGCTCGTGGGGCCGAAGCCAGGGCCGTTCGACTCGCTCCACGGCGTGGAGGCGGTGTCCCGCGTGCTCGCCGTGGATCAGTCTCCCATCGGGCGCACGCCGCGCTCGGTGCCGGCGACGTTCCTGGGCATCTGGGACGAGCTGCGTCGGGCCTTCGCGGCCACTCCCGAGGCGAAGATCCGGGGCTTCGGCCCGGCGCGCTTCTCCTTCAACACCGCCGCCGGAGGCCGGTGCACCGCCTGCGAGGGGCAGGGCGCCATCTCCCATGAGATGGCCTTTCTCCCGGACGTGGTGACGCCGTGCGAGGTGTGCGGTGGGACGCGCTTCGACGCCGCCACGCAGGAGGTGCGCTACCACGGGCTCACCATCGGCGAGGTGCTGCGGCTGTCCGCCGACGAGGCGAAGGAGGTGTTCCGCGCGCTGCCCAAGGTGTCCGCGCCGCTGGAGTGCCTGTCGGATCTCGGCGTGGGCTACCTGCAGCTCGGCCAGGGCTCCAACACGCTGTCGGGCGGAGAGGCGCAGCGGCTGAAGCTGGCGGCGGAGCTGACCGCCTCCGCGCGCCACGAGCCGACGCTCTACGTGCTCGACGAGCCCACCACGGGCCTGCACCTGGGTGACGTGGAGCGGCTCATCACCTTCCTGGGGCGGCTGGTGGATCGCGGGGACACGCTCGTCGTCATCGAGCACCACCCGTCGGTGATCGCCGCGGCGGACCACGTGGTGGAGCTGGGTCCCGAGGGCGGCGACGAGGGAGGCCTCATCGTCGCCACGGGAACGCCTCGCGAGGTGTGCAAGGCGAAGACGGCGACGGGCCGTGTGCTCAAGGCGCTGTTCTCCTCGAGCGAGGAGAAGAAGGCCCGGGCCCCGGCGCGGTGA
- a CDS encoding MvdC/MvdD family ATP grasp protein: MKTVLILSRPNDIHSTAVAEALARRGVAHLLWHTSDFPTRATETVRFERGRRSVRLRGPELDLAEQAIGTVWNRRPALVIDPRRIHPADHAYVELGCGTFRRSLLDTLAPEAFWVNPHRAVERTSKLRQHQLALEVGLEAPDTVYTNDPGEIRAFLREHGGQIAYKPFKMTAWKDDAKYYMTYTSRLTEAQLVEDELLSMVPGIYQALVPKAFELRVTMMGRRAFAAKLLSQETREGRLDWRRADPDELRMEPFELPAEVAARCFALMRGLDIVFGCFDFIVRPDGRYVFLEVNQAGQFLFVENATRQPLLDAFSEFLRQGSVDFDWSPERVSVRYAEVKEAAFHRLQRDLALHVQEPEATWYEGGSEPSSTRKSNL; encoded by the coding sequence ATGAAGACCGTCCTCATCCTCTCCCGACCCAACGACATCCACTCCACCGCCGTCGCCGAGGCGCTTGCCCGCAGGGGCGTGGCGCACCTGCTCTGGCACACCTCGGACTTCCCCACGCGCGCCACGGAGACGGTGCGCTTCGAGCGCGGTCGCCGCTCGGTACGCCTGCGGGGCCCTGAGCTGGACCTCGCCGAGCAGGCGATCGGCACCGTGTGGAACCGGAGGCCCGCGCTGGTCATCGACCCGCGGCGCATCCACCCCGCGGACCACGCGTACGTGGAGCTGGGGTGTGGGACGTTCCGGCGGTCGCTCCTCGACACGCTCGCGCCCGAGGCCTTCTGGGTGAACCCGCACCGCGCCGTCGAGCGGACCAGCAAGCTGAGGCAGCACCAGCTCGCGCTCGAGGTGGGCCTGGAGGCGCCGGACACCGTCTACACCAATGATCCGGGGGAGATTCGCGCCTTCCTCCGCGAGCACGGCGGGCAGATTGCCTACAAGCCCTTCAAGATGACCGCCTGGAAGGACGATGCGAAGTACTACATGACGTACACGAGCCGGCTCACCGAGGCGCAGCTGGTGGAGGATGAGCTGCTCTCCATGGTGCCGGGCATCTACCAGGCGCTGGTGCCCAAGGCCTTCGAGCTGCGCGTCACGATGATGGGGCGGCGCGCGTTCGCGGCGAAGCTGCTCTCGCAAGAGACGCGGGAGGGGCGGCTCGACTGGCGCCGGGCGGACCCCGACGAGCTGAGGATGGAGCCGTTCGAGCTGCCCGCCGAGGTGGCCGCGCGGTGCTTCGCGCTGATGCGCGGGCTGGACATCGTCTTCGGCTGCTTCGACTTCATCGTCCGGCCGGACGGCCGCTATGTCTTCCTCGAGGTCAACCAGGCCGGGCAGTTCCTCTTCGTGGAGAACGCGACGCGGCAGCCCCTGCTGGACGCCTTCTCGGAGTTCCTGCGGCAGGGGAGCGTGGATTTCGACTGGAGCCCGGAGCGCGTCTCCGTCCGCTACGCGGAGGTGAAGGAGGCCGCCTTCCACCGGCTCCAGAGGGACCTGGCGCTCCACGTCCAGGAGCCGGAGGCCACCTGGTACGAGGGGGGGAGCGAGCCTTCGTCCACTCGGAAATCCAACCTGTAG